The Lentisphaerota bacterium DNA window GACGGACCTACCGTGCCTCCTGATGGGCGAAACGGCGGAAAGATAAACGGGAACGCGCCTGAAAAAGGCGGATCGGCTGCCGGAGAACTGGTGGCGAATATCAGCACGTGGGCGCTGATGCTGGCTCAGGGCGGCGATTGAAGGGGACAACGGGCTTGCGCTGCAAGAGGTTAGACAAGGATTGCCTGTCCCCGAATGGCCCTCTCTCCAACGGCCCACCAGTGACCATCATCGCACACTTGTACGTTTCCAAAGGTTTCCTGAAATAGCTCGGGTTGCGCCGTGTGGATGGGCACCACCACAGCAGATTGAAAAGCAGTCCGTAGGCGTTGCAAGTCCTTGACCGAGGCGTGGCCGGAGGTGTGACATTTGTGCATGTGGACACCGCGATCTTCGAGCCACGCCAGCGCCATTTTGGTCTTTTCATCTGAAAGATACCCCTCCCACATCGAGTAGACCAGGCAGGCCCCTTGCAGGCATGCCGCGCTCTCCACGTCAATCTGCATACTGGGGCGAAACAACATCACGGAATGCTTGGCGGCAGCGGCTAGGTCCTCTGGGTATATGCGAGAGTGTTTGTACGTAGTCGAAAGTTCAAACTCCTGGTTGCGTATAATCCGCTGTTTCTGAAACTTCGGCAGAAAGACGCGCATGCCCGCCCAGTCTGCCTGTGGCAAGTTCTGATTCCCGGTGGCATTGAGAATATGCGCGGTATACATGTCGACAATGAATTGCCGACCGGTCTGTTTGGCGGCGCGAAACACGGTCACGAGCCGATCAATATTCTGACCCGAACACCAGACCAGCGGCATTCCCGGGGTGTTACGGAAAATCTGTACAAGGTCTTTCTCCAGATCCAATTCCGTTTGAAAGCCCTCATCGGTCCCCTGCCGCTTGATGGTGGTGCCTTCCATGAGCAAGACGTTCACGTTTGGCGGCGGATGGGAAACCAGGCGCTCAAACAACTTGGCCTTGCGTCCATGCGCACGCAGATCCCCGGTGTAGAACAGGCCCTTGCCGTCGGCTTCTACGAGCACGGCGTAGCTGTCGTAGGCCGAATGGTCCATCAGGAACGGTGTTATCACGAAAGGACCGAGGGGTATCGGCTGACGGTCTACCAAGTGGATGACGTTGTCGAACGACCCGCCCGAGGGCGTAAAAACGGCGGACGCGGCCAAGATGCGTTCCGCCGCCTCGCCCATCAGGAAGGTTGTCGTTTTAGGTACACGATTAGCCAACCCGTAGTGATCCGCATGCGGATGGGAAATGATTATACCCAGCAGCGAAGGATCCTCTTTATCGAAACCCGATACAGCAGGTAGTTCGGCCTTGGCCGGATCATCAACGTCCAGTGGCATCCCGACATCGAGAACCAGTCGTTTGCCTTGCGACTCGATCTCGATGCAGGTCCCGCCGATTTGCTTCGCGCCACGATGAATACATACTTTCATTTCCGTGCCTTAATAATTCCCCGCCCGCCAGTAGCCAGTGTTGCACTGGCTACTGGCTGGCGGGGCCACATTCCTCGTTGTTTTTGCTAGCGATAACCCTTTGCATGGTACTTTCAAGCAGTCATCATCCAGAGTTCGGCTTCTGTGTCCCCAATCAAACCCCATCCACCGGACTGACTTTACTCTGGCTTCTTTAGTTCTACAAGTTTTTCTCTGCGTTACGTTGGTTGGAAGCCAACAACTGCGTGTTTCTGGCCGCGATAGGCCACTTCGTCGGACAACGTCTGGACGATTTCGGAATGGTTCCATTCGGCTGCTGGGCGGAAACGATAGCGAACCCACACGGCCTTCATGTCGCCAGGTGTGACATTTTCGATTCGGGCCACACGGTCCAAGCAGTCCCTGGGCGCTGGATTCTCCTGAACATCGAAGTACCGACGGTAGAGACACTGGCGGCCCTCGGGTGTCGGCATCTTGAACTGCACTTTCCATGCAAACCGGCGGAGGACTGCATGGTCGAGGTAGTCCAGCAGGTTGGTGCAGCAAAGCATGATTCCGCGGTGGTTCTCCATTTGGGTCAGGAGTTCGTTGGTCCGGGTGGTTTCCCAGGAGTGATGAGCGCGGCTACGGTCGATGAAGAAGGAATCGGCTTCGTCGAGCAGCAGGATGGCGTCCTCGTGGTTGGCCTGTTCAAAGGCCTCCCGGATGTTGTGCTCGGTGCCGCCCACGTACATGTTGAGCAGGTCGGAGGCGCGACGGATGATGAGTTCCTTGTCCAGGGATTGCGCCAGATACTGCGCAAAGGCGGTCTTGCCCGTCCCTGGCGGCCCCCAGAAGAGCAGATTGACGCCTGAACGCTCTCCGCTTTGGCTCGCCTGACAAGATCTGAGACCTGCCACGATGCCTTCGGCGGACACATCGGTGCAGACGGCCCCGGGATCATATTGAGACGCCAGTTCCATCAGTTTGCCATCAGCACCGCCGCCGGTGAGGCGTTCGTGGCTGGCAAGCAGTTCCCGAAGTGTGCCCAGCACGGCTGCTTTGTCGGTGGAGCCCACGGGGATGATCCGGGCGGTATTCGCCAGGGCGTTGGCGATA harbors:
- a CDS encoding MBL fold metallo-hydrolase — protein: MKVCIHRGAKQIGGTCIEIESQGKRLVLDVGMPLDVDDPAKAELPAVSGFDKEDPSLLGIIISHPHADHYGLANRVPKTTTFLMGEAAERILAASAVFTPSGGSFDNVIHLVDRQPIPLGPFVITPFLMDHSAYDSYAVLVEADGKGLFYTGDLRAHGRKAKLFERLVSHPPPNVNVLLMEGTTIKRQGTDEGFQTELDLEKDLVQIFRNTPGMPLVWCSGQNIDRLVTVFRAAKQTGRQFIVDMYTAHILNATGNQNLPQADWAGMRVFLPKFQKQRIIRNQEFELSTTYKHSRIYPEDLAAAAKHSVMLFRPSMQIDVESAACLQGACLVYSMWEGYLSDEKTKMALAWLEDRGVHMHKCHTSGHASVKDLQRLRTAFQSAVVVPIHTAQPELFQETFGNVQVCDDGHWWAVGERAIRGQAILV
- a CDS encoding ATP-binding protein; translation: ARRRQEIWQSHLRESVLQPLVTAEDVADMARKFRVGAAGIANALANTARIIPVGSTDKAAVLGTLRELLASHERLTGGGADGKLMELASQYDPGAVCTDVSAEGIVAGLRSCQASQSGERSGVNLLFWGPPGTGKTAFAQYLAQSLDKELIIRRASDLLNMYVGGTEHNIREAFEQANHEDAILLLDEADSFFIDRSRAHHSWETTRTNELLTQMENHRGIMLCCTNLLDYLDHAVLRRFAWKVQFKMPTPEGRQCLYRRYFDVQENPAPRDCLDRVARIENVTPGDMKAVWVRYRFRPAAEWNHSEIVQTLSDEVAYRGQKHAVVGFQPT